In Ignavibacteriales bacterium, the following are encoded in one genomic region:
- a CDS encoding T9SS type A sorting domain-containing protein has protein sequence MKKIILTLIIILSFSNAYSIDGWIGYQTPISEQASNIYFVNSMTGWAVFASGKIIKSTDGGITWTIQFSNSNYKLNLLSFIDENTGWCAGGSRNLFALNYYYLVGTTNGGNTWDSLFYGIIDQSYISNIYLKTPILGFMLGDGGNGSGSQGFFYKSTSFGSAWNSLLTQTHVYLDVKFKDNNTGWVTTKYTDDTGHDTATVMKTTNAGNTWSRIYSRNGLNLYSIFHIDNDNIIVSGKTNFPVNQGRLILRSTNGGQTWDSTLLDPGSLPRFINFNTGWSAAANGIFKTTDGGVSFSQQSLSSTYSLFFIDSLHGWAGGNLGIIYRTTTGGVTDINQVNNTVPEAFRLYQNYPNPFNPSTNIRFGIANSGNVKISIYDVAGKLIEVLVNKKLSAGTYEVQWNADGFASGVYFYSLEAGGYNQTRKMLLIK, from the coding sequence ATGAAAAAAATAATACTAACTCTAATAATAATTTTAAGTTTTTCAAACGCGTATAGCATAGACGGCTGGATAGGCTATCAGACTCCAATATCCGAGCAAGCAAGCAATATATATTTTGTTAATTCAATGACAGGTTGGGCTGTATTTGCAAGCGGCAAGATAATTAAAAGTACGGACGGCGGTATCACCTGGACCATTCAGTTTTCGAATTCAAATTACAAATTGAACTTACTATCGTTTATTGACGAAAATACCGGGTGGTGTGCAGGCGGATCACGAAATCTTTTTGCTCTTAATTATTATTACCTGGTAGGTACTACAAATGGGGGCAATACCTGGGATTCATTATTCTACGGTATTATAGATCAGAGCTATATAAGTAACATATATCTTAAAACGCCCATACTCGGATTTATGCTTGGAGATGGCGGTAATGGAAGCGGGTCACAGGGATTCTTTTATAAAAGCACTTCATTCGGCTCTGCCTGGAACTCGTTACTCACGCAAACTCATGTTTACCTGGATGTAAAATTTAAAGATAATAATACCGGATGGGTCACCACTAAATACACCGATGACACAGGTCATGATACCGCCACTGTAATGAAGACTACAAATGCGGGGAATACCTGGAGCCGTATCTATTCACGAAACGGTTTAAACCTTTATTCAATATTTCACATAGATAATGATAATATAATTGTATCCGGGAAAACCAATTTCCCTGTAAACCAAGGCAGATTAATACTCCGGTCAACAAACGGAGGTCAGACATGGGATTCAACACTCTTGGATCCGGGCTCTCTCCCCAGGTTTATAAATTTCAACACGGGCTGGTCAGCAGCAGCAAATGGTATTTTCAAGACAACAGATGGTGGAGTCAGTTTCTCACAGCAATCACTCTCATCAACATATTCATTATTTTTTATTGATTCTCTCCACGGATGGGCAGGCGGAAACCTGGGTATTATTTACAGAACTACGACCGGAGGAGTAACCGACATAAACCAAGTAAATAATACCGTACCAGAAGCATTCCGGCTATACCAAAATTATCCGAATCCGTTTAATCCATCCACGAACATTAGGTTTGGTATTGCGAATAGTGGTAATGTCAAAATTTCAATATATGATGTAGCGGGAAAATTGATCGAGGTTTTGGTTAATAAGAAACTTTCAGCAGGAACGTATGAGGTCCAATGGAATGCAGACGGTTTTGCCAGTGGGGTGTATTTTTACAGCCTTGAAGCAGGAGGATATAATCAAACAAGAAAAATGCTATTGATAAAGTAA
- a CDS encoding T9SS type A sorting domain-containing protein has product MKKILLLLVILGASDTYSQDTINAKFIPMHVGDYFVYKRYGINFSELITSRIIQENTYNGKRYFYFQGFPQLDNGYYRYDSTTGNFLQYRANSQCLEYPFNKLVDSLSSNAGDTLSSNNFCVLYEEVCTLRNDSIISFSHNSLTVRNTTYKKNIGIFTCCNGDPSCEVYYSFQGGIINGVLIGDTSLTSIENIGNAFPKSFTLYQNYPNPFNPSTSFKFEVPSSGNVTVSINDISGKLVTLIVNKYLSPGVYEVNWNAENYPSGVYFYSLEAEGFKETRKMLLIR; this is encoded by the coding sequence TTGAAAAAAATTTTACTGCTTTTAGTTATACTTGGCGCTTCCGATACATACTCTCAAGATACGATTAATGCTAAATTCATTCCTATGCATGTGGGTGATTATTTTGTTTACAAAAGATATGGGATAAACTTCTCTGAGTTAATAACCAGCCGGATTATTCAGGAAAATACTTATAATGGTAAAAGATATTTTTATTTCCAAGGATTTCCCCAACTTGATAACGGGTACTACAGATATGATTCAACTACGGGCAATTTTCTTCAGTACAGAGCTAACTCACAATGTTTAGAATATCCTTTCAATAAACTAGTAGACAGCCTTTCATCAAATGCAGGAGATACGCTTTCCAGTAATAATTTCTGCGTACTTTATGAGGAAGTCTGTACATTAAGGAATGATTCCATCATTTCATTCTCACATAATTCATTAACCGTAAGAAATACTACATATAAAAAAAACATTGGGATATTCACTTGCTGTAATGGAGACCCATCGTGTGAGGTTTATTATTCATTCCAGGGTGGGATAATAAACGGAGTTTTGATAGGAGATACTTCCCTAACCAGTATTGAGAATATTGGGAATGCTTTTCCTAAATCATTTACGCTATATCAGAATTATCCAAACCCATTTAATCCTTCAACAAGTTTCAAATTTGAAGTTCCATCGTCAGGTAATGTTACAGTTTCTATCAATGACATTTCAGGAAAATTAGTAACTCTAATTGTTAATAAGTATCTGTCCCCGGGTGTTTATGAGGTTAACTGGAATGCAGAAAACTATCCCAGCGGGGTATATTTTTACTCGCTCGAGGCGGAGGGGTTTAAGGAAACAAGAAAAATGCTTTTAATAAGGTAA